One Pseudodesulfovibrio cashew DNA window includes the following coding sequences:
- a CDS encoding nitroreductase family protein has product MDFKQILENRRAINFFDPDRDVSEETVSTILEEAAKAPSSFNLQPWKVVVLRDPDKKAALRKLAFDQPKITEAPVVLMILADRDGWKEGCDTLEKHFANDLQPEQRDWFINATKGLYGTSAESSQAFANKNAGLFAMSLMYAASDQGLHTHPMDGFDHEAVREAFDIPDNYWISMLIAVGHAKPGLEILPKAWRQSCGEIILKTY; this is encoded by the coding sequence ATGGACTTCAAGCAAATTCTCGAAAACCGCAGGGCCATCAACTTCTTCGACCCCGACAGGGACGTCAGCGAGGAAACCGTAAGCACGATCCTGGAAGAGGCGGCCAAGGCCCCGTCCAGCTTCAACCTCCAGCCCTGGAAGGTCGTGGTTCTCCGCGATCCGGACAAGAAGGCCGCCCTGCGAAAGCTGGCCTTCGACCAGCCCAAGATAACCGAGGCACCGGTCGTGCTCATGATCCTGGCCGACCGGGATGGATGGAAGGAAGGGTGCGACACCCTGGAAAAGCATTTCGCCAACGACCTGCAGCCGGAGCAGCGGGACTGGTTCATCAACGCGACCAAGGGCCTGTACGGCACCAGCGCGGAGTCCAGCCAGGCCTTCGCCAACAAGAATGCCGGGCTGTTCGCCATGTCCCTCATGTACGCCGCCAGCGACCAGGGGCTGCACACCCACCCCATGGACGGTTTCGACCATGAGGCCGTGCGCGAGGCCTTCGACATTCCCGACAACTACTGGATTTCCATGCTCATCGCCGTGGGACACGCAAAGCCGGGCCTGGAGATCCTCCCCAAGGCGTGGCGACAGTCCTGCGGAGAAATCATCCTCAAGACCTACTAG
- a CDS encoding response regulator → MTIKGKILVIDDEERFRTTLARLLRNEGCTVEEAADGLDAVNKLAAGSYDVVLLDMRMPGFSGREVFEEIRTQGFDVETICLTGHASIKGATQLLRDGVFDYLLKPASMEEIIQAIRRALERKRLRHGEIGVTQLIQESGT, encoded by the coding sequence ATGACGATCAAGGGAAAGATTCTCGTCATTGACGACGAGGAACGGTTCCGCACCACCCTGGCCAGGCTTCTGCGCAACGAGGGGTGCACCGTGGAAGAGGCCGCCGACGGGCTCGACGCGGTGAACAAGCTCGCGGCGGGCAGCTACGACGTGGTCCTGCTGGACATGCGCATGCCCGGCTTTTCGGGGCGGGAGGTCTTCGAGGAGATCAGGACCCAGGGGTTCGACGTGGAGACCATCTGCCTGACCGGACACGCCTCCATCAAGGGGGCCACCCAACTGCTGCGGGACGGCGTGTTCGACTACCTGCTCAAGCCCGCGTCCATGGAGGAGATCATCCAGGCCATACGGCGGGCTCTGGAACGGAAACGGCTGCGCCACGGCGAAATAGGCGTGACGCAACTCATTCAGGAATCAGGCACATGA
- a CDS encoding two-component system sensor histidine kinase NtrB, with the protein MTDFSHDTLGICYWNGTLGPFDIGIVGSGSALKVLVDMIYNEAFREFLPDMRLVAFSNAGRRSDIKAYCETCSPVYETHEEMLANHPEINLIIEITGDNAVSSRIRRSLPPHVSLLDHREVVFLCGLHDMALVKGNYMNNLDHQRTLLQSIIDEIREDILLLDKSGNIVDLNRIVWQRAGSTRKELLGKPCWQALRLRDGADFCNRLDPACPYHKTLQSERKEEALVTRINEDGLLQYYRLYAYPIFDIRGNMSHVMVMHRDITERTHREKYQQQRDKFAIIGEMSTYLAHEIRNPLFAVGGFANALLKSPGLGEKEREKVRIIVDETMRLDKMLANMMRFARPSQTAHGPADALAICRDTAELMSVGYGKRGYRFEVTDEGSLPPVHGDPDAIKQCVVNLIKNSIEAMPAGGAVSLDLRLEGGEVALRVGDEGVGMNEQEQDKVFSPFYSTKENGIGLGLAMIKKIIEEYGGSVSLTSKPGKGTTVTLFLQPVLDVPDSIETEGEHS; encoded by the coding sequence ATGACCGACTTCTCCCATGACACCCTGGGGATATGCTACTGGAACGGCACCCTCGGCCCCTTCGATATCGGCATCGTGGGCAGCGGCTCCGCCCTGAAGGTTCTGGTGGACATGATCTACAACGAGGCGTTCCGGGAATTCCTGCCCGACATGCGCCTGGTGGCCTTCAGCAACGCCGGACGGCGGAGCGACATCAAGGCCTATTGCGAGACATGCAGCCCGGTCTACGAGACCCACGAGGAGATGCTCGCCAACCACCCCGAGATCAACCTGATCATCGAGATCACCGGGGACAACGCGGTCAGCTCGCGCATCAGGCGGTCCCTGCCGCCCCACGTCTCCCTGCTGGACCACCGGGAGGTGGTGTTCCTGTGCGGCCTCCACGACATGGCCCTGGTCAAGGGCAACTACATGAACAACCTCGACCACCAGCGCACCCTGCTCCAGTCCATCATCGACGAGATCCGGGAGGACATCCTCCTGCTCGACAAGAGCGGCAACATCGTGGACCTCAACCGCATCGTCTGGCAGCGGGCCGGGTCGACGCGCAAGGAGCTGCTGGGCAAGCCCTGCTGGCAGGCGCTCAGGCTCAGGGATGGAGCGGATTTCTGCAACCGGCTCGACCCGGCCTGCCCCTATCACAAGACCCTGCAAAGCGAACGGAAGGAAGAGGCTCTGGTCACCCGGATCAACGAGGACGGCCTGCTGCAGTACTACCGGCTCTACGCCTATCCCATCTTCGACATCCGGGGAAACATGTCCCATGTCATGGTCATGCACCGCGACATCACCGAGCGTACGCACCGGGAGAAATACCAGCAGCAGCGGGACAAGTTCGCCATCATCGGCGAGATGTCCACATATCTGGCCCACGAGATCCGCAACCCGCTGTTCGCCGTGGGCGGGTTCGCCAATGCCCTGCTCAAGTCCCCGGGCCTGGGTGAAAAGGAGCGGGAGAAGGTCCGGATCATCGTCGACGAGACCATGCGGCTGGACAAGATGCTCGCCAACATGATGCGCTTCGCGCGTCCTTCCCAGACGGCCCACGGTCCGGCAGACGCCCTGGCCATCTGCCGCGACACGGCGGAGCTCATGTCCGTTGGCTACGGCAAGCGGGGCTATCGCTTCGAGGTCACGGACGAAGGCAGCCTGCCCCCTGTTCACGGCGACCCGGACGCCATCAAGCAATGCGTGGTCAACCTGATCAAGAACAGCATCGAGGCCATGCCCGCCGGTGGCGCAGTGTCCCTGGACCTTCGACTTGAAGGCGGCGAAGTGGCGCTCCGGGTCGGAGACGAGGGTGTGGGCATGAACGAACAGGAGCAGGACAAGGTGTTCAGCCCGTTCTACTCGACCAAGGAGAACGGCATCGGTCTCGGCCTGGCCATGATCAAGAAGATAATCGAGGAGTACGGCGGGTCCGTGAGCCTGACCAGCAAGCCCGGCAAGGGCACCACGGTTACCCTGTTCCTGCAGCCGGTCCTCGACGTGCCCGATTCGATCGAAACGGAAGGGGAGCACTCGTAA
- a CDS encoding PAS domain S-box protein: MDASSKDREILRLEQRVASLERELVRSQSRWHNVLEHIPQVGILLDEKGRILFANRYFLELTGWTLEEVRFKDWFTLFLPEAIRDDVRNVLLRTIREESIGSHSLNRNDILTRDGSKRTISWFNILNRGPEGTVSGIVSFGIDLTSQEEARAALRRGEERLALALDAANDAVWDWNITTGEVYFNARWFTMLGYEPDEMPHSYETWKNLVHEDDLRDMKDVLLREQRPGGAFEHELRMRTKNGEWKWILTRAKTIISEDAPGEVRMIGTHSDINDRKRGEDDLKRAMEAAESANRALQVNMAHLRALLENIPELVWLKDGDGNFIFCNKRFSRLYGAEEAEIVGRKDYDFVDRETADAFRRDDLAAIEAGRPKVIEETVTYKDNGHREELETLKTPLYDDEGNLLGVLGVARDMTQRNRIARELKESELRFKALHNASFGGIFIHDNSIIIDCNQGLADMTGYGTDELIGMDGMLLITPSYREMVMENIRRKGENAYEAVGIRKNGEEYPVRIEGRSIPYKGRPVRVVEFRDITESKRAEAELRDSELRHRVIFENSPLGMVRFGEDGRILDCNDNFLELMGAPRSVVVGFNPLKSICREMRQAMEKALRGEPSSYENYYTSVTGNKTSYLLAQFNPVNIGQSPTEVIATVEDFSEHKKVRDDLRAAKEQAEAFSRSKTEFLTNMSHEIRTPLNGILGMLQLLQTTGLDGEQSRYVNDAMYSSRRLTRLLTDILDLSRVEAGKLVVQHLPFDLEESCRQVFELYRLTANQTGVDLRYEPGESLPETVMGDAIRLQQVLTNLIGNAFKFTTHGSVTLSVHRLPYAPPDHCRLLFMVSDTGSGIPSDKVDSLFDAFTQVSEGYTRDHQGAGLGLAICRQLVHLMGGSMAVESDEGAGTVFYVSIPFLLGEPLPLTASAVRREPRGRGLPCHLLLAEDERVNRLVTRRLLEKAGHSVTTVENGQKALEALEKDRFDAVLMDIQMPVMDGMEAMRAIRRGEAGEENRDIPVIAVTAYAMVGDREKFLEAGMDGYVVKPIELEALEAYLDKLSVET, from the coding sequence ATGGACGCATCGTCAAAGGATCGTGAAATATTGCGACTGGAACAGCGGGTCGCTTCATTGGAGCGTGAGCTCGTCAGGTCCCAATCCAGATGGCACAACGTGCTCGAGCATATTCCCCAGGTGGGGATATTGCTGGACGAGAAGGGCCGGATTCTCTTTGCCAACAGGTATTTTCTGGAACTGACCGGATGGACTTTGGAAGAGGTCCGTTTCAAGGATTGGTTCACGCTCTTTCTGCCCGAGGCCATACGCGATGATGTCCGAAATGTCCTGCTTCGTACCATTCGGGAAGAGAGCATCGGCTCCCATTCCCTGAACAGAAATGACATCCTCACCAGAGACGGCTCCAAACGTACCATTTCCTGGTTCAATATCTTGAATCGAGGCCCGGAAGGTACTGTCTCCGGCATTGTTTCTTTCGGCATCGACCTGACTTCTCAGGAGGAGGCGAGAGCTGCCCTTCGCCGTGGGGAGGAACGGCTGGCCCTGGCCCTGGATGCGGCCAACGACGCGGTGTGGGACTGGAACATCACCACCGGAGAGGTCTATTTCAACGCGCGCTGGTTCACGATGCTGGGCTACGAGCCGGATGAGATGCCCCATTCCTACGAAACATGGAAGAACTTGGTCCACGAAGACGACCTCAGGGACATGAAGGACGTGCTTCTGCGGGAACAGCGGCCGGGCGGGGCCTTCGAGCACGAACTGCGCATGCGGACCAAGAACGGTGAGTGGAAGTGGATTCTCACCCGAGCCAAGACCATTATCTCGGAGGACGCACCTGGTGAGGTGCGGATGATCGGCACCCATTCAGACATCAATGACCGCAAGCGGGGCGAAGACGACCTGAAGCGGGCCATGGAGGCAGCCGAAAGCGCCAACCGGGCCCTTCAAGTCAATATGGCGCACCTCCGTGCGTTGCTGGAGAATATCCCCGAGCTGGTATGGCTGAAGGACGGCGACGGCAATTTCATATTTTGCAACAAGCGGTTTTCCAGGTTGTACGGAGCCGAAGAGGCGGAGATCGTGGGCCGGAAAGACTACGACTTCGTGGACCGGGAGACTGCGGACGCCTTCCGCCGGGACGATCTTGCTGCCATCGAGGCGGGCCGGCCAAAGGTCATCGAGGAAACGGTAACCTATAAGGATAACGGCCACAGGGAGGAACTCGAAACCCTTAAGACGCCTCTTTACGATGACGAGGGGAATTTGCTCGGCGTTCTGGGCGTGGCCAGGGACATGACCCAGAGGAATCGGATCGCCAGGGAACTCAAGGAGAGCGAGCTGCGGTTCAAGGCGTTGCACAACGCTTCTTTCGGCGGAATCTTCATTCATGACAATTCGATCATCATCGACTGCAATCAGGGACTTGCGGATATGACCGGTTACGGTACGGACGAGTTGATCGGCATGGACGGGATGTTGCTGATTACGCCATCCTACAGGGAAATGGTCATGGAGAATATCCGTCGCAAAGGCGAAAATGCCTATGAGGCGGTGGGAATCAGGAAAAACGGAGAGGAGTATCCCGTTCGTATCGAAGGACGGAGTATCCCCTACAAGGGGAGGCCGGTTCGCGTCGTGGAGTTTCGGGACATAACCGAGTCGAAGCGGGCCGAGGCCGAACTGAGGGACAGCGAACTGCGGCACAGGGTTATTTTCGAGAACTCCCCGCTCGGCATGGTCCGTTTCGGCGAGGACGGCCGCATCCTCGACTGCAATGACAATTTTTTGGAACTGATGGGTGCGCCCCGCAGTGTTGTGGTCGGCTTCAACCCGTTGAAAAGCATCTGTAGGGAAATGCGCCAGGCCATGGAGAAGGCGTTGAGAGGCGAGCCTTCGTCCTACGAAAACTACTATACTTCCGTGACCGGAAACAAGACGAGCTATCTCCTCGCCCAGTTCAACCCGGTCAACATCGGACAATCACCCACGGAAGTCATAGCCACCGTTGAGGATTTCAGCGAGCACAAGAAGGTGCGCGACGATCTGCGCGCGGCCAAGGAGCAGGCCGAGGCCTTCAGCCGTTCCAAGACGGAATTCCTGACCAACATGAGCCATGAGATCCGGACCCCGCTCAATGGCATCCTGGGGATGCTGCAACTGCTGCAGACCACCGGGCTGGACGGCGAGCAGTCGCGCTACGTGAACGATGCCATGTATTCCTCCAGGCGGCTGACCCGGCTGCTTACGGACATTCTGGATCTTTCCAGGGTGGAGGCCGGAAAGCTGGTGGTGCAGCATCTCCCGTTCGATTTGGAGGAGAGCTGCCGCCAGGTCTTCGAATTGTATCGTCTGACGGCCAACCAGACCGGGGTGGACCTGCGCTACGAGCCCGGCGAATCGCTGCCCGAGACCGTCATGGGGGACGCCATCCGCCTGCAACAGGTGCTCACCAACCTGATCGGCAACGCCTTCAAGTTTACCACGCACGGGTCAGTGACCCTTTCAGTGCACCGATTGCCATATGCGCCACCGGACCATTGCCGCCTGTTGTTCATGGTGAGCGACACCGGCAGCGGCATCCCGTCCGACAAGGTGGATTCCCTTTTCGACGCTTTCACTCAGGTGAGCGAGGGCTATACGCGCGACCATCAGGGGGCCGGACTCGGGCTGGCCATCTGCCGCCAACTGGTTCACCTCATGGGTGGCTCCATGGCCGTGGAAAGCGACGAAGGGGCCGGTACGGTATTTTATGTTTCCATTCCCTTCCTCCTAGGCGAGCCTTTGCCCTTGACGGCGAGCGCCGTACGCAGGGAGCCCCGCGGCCGGGGATTGCCTTGCCATCTGCTGCTCGCCGAGGATGAGCGGGTCAACAGGCTGGTCACCCGGCGGCTGCTGGAAAAGGCCGGACATTCCGTAACCACCGTGGAAAACGGGCAGAAGGCGCTTGAAGCACTCGAGAAAGATCGGTTCGACGCGGTGCTCATGGACATCCAGATGCCGGTCATGGACGGCATGGAGGCCATGCGAGCCATCCGCAGGGGCGAGGCAGGAGAAGAAAACCGTGACATCCCGGTTATTGCGGTGACCGCATACGCCATGGTCGGCGACCGGGAGAAGTTTTTGGAGGCGGGCATGGACGGGTACGTGGTCAAGCCCATCGAGCTTGAGGCGCTGGAGGCCTATCTGGACAAGCTGTCCGTCGAGACGTAG
- a CDS encoding sensor histidine kinase yields the protein MNAASYARLKWNLVLITLGLSLIPLFALGYVINSEFQQTYEEKLTGNLKLMVANKRDAIDMFLNERVVQLRMLADLHTFSQITDQAYLDTVFAAVHKASRSFIDLGVIDRNGRHEAYCGPFDLKEVNYGDEPWFHQVMLKGLYISDVFMGFRNFPHFIIAVKRQEAGRTWILRATIDSEAFASLVRNVRTGLFGDAFLVNAENELQTPSRTGGKVLSRAAIPAAQGTEGIEVLRWEDGDTEFIAGTTALAHTNWRLVITENPAEELSPLLRTRSLVFSLFAACALMIFFGAYVTVTSVVRRLKASDRERAAMDAAVMQSSKMASLGKLAAGVAHEVNNPLSIIRESAGWIRDIINDGELGEGEAVDDLQEALGDIDRHVERARTVTHRMLGFARRMEPLNEDVDVNMLANQTISFLENETRHRNIEVSCRLDPELPLITTDSNQLQQVILNLLENAIDAIDENGAITLSTRRDGNGIAMDIADTGEGIARENLNKVFDPFFTTKATGEGTGLGLSIVYSTLSKLGGTINVRSAPGSGTEFTIRLPLACPHFPGCQEDPCLE from the coding sequence ATGAACGCCGCATCCTACGCCAGACTGAAGTGGAATCTGGTCCTCATCACACTGGGGCTCTCGCTCATCCCGCTGTTCGCGCTGGGCTATGTCATCAACTCGGAATTCCAGCAGACCTACGAGGAGAAGCTGACCGGCAACCTGAAGCTCATGGTCGCCAACAAGCGCGACGCCATCGACATGTTTCTCAACGAGCGGGTGGTCCAGCTCAGGATGCTGGCCGACCTGCACACCTTCTCCCAGATAACGGACCAGGCATACCTGGACACGGTCTTCGCCGCCGTGCACAAGGCGTCGCGCTCCTTCATCGACCTCGGGGTCATCGACCGAAACGGCCGCCATGAGGCATACTGCGGCCCCTTCGACCTCAAGGAGGTCAACTACGGCGACGAGCCGTGGTTCCATCAGGTCATGCTCAAGGGGCTGTACATCAGCGACGTGTTCATGGGCTTCCGCAACTTTCCGCACTTCATCATCGCGGTGAAGCGGCAGGAGGCGGGCAGGACCTGGATTCTCCGGGCAACCATCGACTCCGAGGCATTCGCTTCGCTGGTCCGCAACGTGCGCACCGGGCTTTTCGGCGACGCCTTCCTGGTCAACGCGGAGAACGAACTCCAGACCCCTTCGCGCACCGGCGGCAAGGTCCTGTCCAGAGCGGCCATCCCGGCCGCGCAGGGGACCGAGGGTATCGAGGTCCTCAGGTGGGAGGACGGCGACACTGAGTTCATCGCCGGGACAACCGCCCTGGCTCACACCAACTGGCGGCTGGTCATCACCGAGAACCCGGCGGAGGAGCTCTCGCCCCTGCTGCGCACCCGGTCGCTGGTCTTCAGCCTGTTCGCGGCGTGTGCACTGATGATCTTCTTCGGAGCCTACGTCACCGTCACCTCGGTGGTGAGGCGGCTCAAGGCCTCGGACCGGGAGCGCGCCGCCATGGACGCGGCGGTCATGCAGTCGAGCAAGATGGCCTCCCTGGGCAAGCTGGCCGCCGGGGTGGCCCACGAAGTCAACAACCCGCTCTCCATCATCCGCGAAAGCGCGGGGTGGATACGGGACATCATCAACGACGGAGAGCTGGGCGAAGGCGAGGCCGTGGACGATCTGCAAGAGGCTCTGGGCGACATCGACCGCCACGTGGAGCGGGCGCGCACGGTGACCCACCGCATGCTCGGGTTCGCCAGGCGCATGGAGCCCCTCAACGAGGACGTGGACGTCAATATGCTGGCCAACCAGACGATCTCGTTCCTGGAAAACGAGACCCGGCACCGGAACATCGAGGTGAGCTGCCGCCTTGACCCGGAGCTGCCCCTGATCACCACCGACTCGAACCAGTTGCAGCAGGTCATCCTCAACCTGCTGGAAAACGCCATAGACGCCATAGACGAAAATGGAGCCATAACGCTGAGCACCAGAAGGGACGGGAACGGGATCGCCATGGATATCGCCGACACCGGGGAAGGCATAGCCAGGGAGAACCTGAACAAGGTGTTCGACCCGTTCTTCACCACCAAGGCCACGGGCGAGGGAACCGGGCTCGGCCTCTCCATAGTCTACAGCACCCTGAGCAAGCTCGGCGGCACCATCAACGTGCGCAGCGCACCCGGCTCGGGCACCGAATTCACGATCCGGCTTCCCCTCGCCTGCCCCCACTTCCCCGGCTGCCAGGAGGACCCATGCCTAGAATAA
- a CDS encoding sigma-54-dependent transcriptional regulator, whose translation MPRIRVLVVDDEPDFLKLIKRRLSKRNVDVDVAASGEEALHFLEEARVDVVILDVRMPGMSGIETLKEIRKRFREVEVIMLTGHGSMQSGIEGMNLGAYDYILKPFSIDDLLTRIRAAREHAGLRRERRENA comes from the coding sequence ATGCCTAGAATAAGAGTGCTCGTCGTGGACGACGAACCCGATTTCCTGAAACTGATCAAACGGAGACTGTCCAAGCGCAATGTGGACGTGGACGTAGCCGCCAGCGGCGAGGAGGCCCTGCACTTTCTCGAAGAGGCGCGGGTGGACGTGGTCATTCTCGACGTGCGCATGCCCGGCATGAGCGGCATCGAGACCCTGAAGGAGATAAGAAAGCGGTTCAGGGAGGTGGAGGTGATCATGCTCACAGGGCACGGCTCCATGCAGTCCGGCATCGAGGGCATGAACCTCGGGGCCTACGACTACATCCTCAAGCCCTTTTCCATCGACGACCTGCTCACGCGCATCCGGGCGGCCCGCGAACACGCGGGACTCCGCCGCGAGCGCAGGGAGAATGCATGA
- a CDS encoding sensor histidine kinase produces the protein MNLAKARRVVRAGQYAYPATWLALAALAWARPLREHAFLTAVAVLMAAGLWLLLRTTTRWLVDAAAEQEDLGKQLIHSQRVLALGEISSGIAHEINNPLNIILQEAELMRADLDDVPNSDSEEMKEIREGIEVILSQVRRCSDITHKLLDFARNRKPVCQYANINRLAEDMLTLVERETVPRNIRVVRRLNARLPEVKTDPPLLRQVFLNLLINAVQAVGRDGEIAISTFVRDGMACTEVRDSGPGVAPEDMARIFHPFFTTKPPGEGTGLGLPVSLRIINQLGGDITVDSAPGKGAVFTARIPLTPKRCL, from the coding sequence ATGAACCTGGCAAAAGCGAGACGCGTGGTCCGGGCGGGGCAGTACGCCTACCCCGCCACCTGGCTGGCACTGGCGGCCCTGGCCTGGGCCCGCCCCCTCAGGGAGCACGCCTTTCTCACCGCCGTAGCGGTGCTCATGGCCGCTGGCCTGTGGCTGCTGCTGCGGACCACGACCCGCTGGCTCGTGGACGCGGCCGCGGAACAGGAAGACCTCGGCAAGCAGCTCATCCACTCCCAGCGCGTCCTTGCCCTGGGGGAAATCTCGTCGGGCATCGCCCACGAGATCAACAACCCGCTGAACATCATCCTCCAGGAGGCGGAACTGATGCGCGCGGACCTCGACGACGTCCCGAACTCCGACTCCGAGGAGATGAAGGAGATTCGCGAAGGCATCGAGGTCATCCTCTCCCAGGTGCGCCGCTGCTCGGATATCACTCACAAGCTGCTGGACTTCGCCCGCAACCGCAAGCCGGTCTGCCAGTACGCGAACATCAACCGGCTGGCTGAGGACATGCTCACCCTGGTGGAGCGCGAAACCGTCCCCAGAAACATCCGTGTGGTGCGACGGCTCAATGCGCGGCTGCCCGAGGTCAAGACCGACCCGCCCCTGTTGCGCCAGGTCTTCCTCAACCTGCTCATCAACGCGGTGCAGGCCGTGGGTCGGGACGGTGAAATAGCGATCTCCACCTTTGTCCGGGATGGTATGGCCTGCACCGAGGTGCGGGATAGTGGCCCGGGGGTCGCACCGGAGGACATGGCCCGGATATTCCACCCTTTTTTCACCACCAAGCCGCCGGGCGAGGGCACGGGCCTCGGCCTGCCCGTCAGCCTGCGGATCATCAATCAACTGGGGGGCGACATCACGGTGGACTCCGCGCCCGGCAAGGGCGCCGTGTTCACGGCCCGCATCCCCCTGACCCCGAAGAGGTGCCTATGA